In a genomic window of Halobiforma lacisalsi AJ5:
- the hemL gene encoding glutamate-1-semialdehyde 2,1-aminomutase, with the protein MNDDNSRELYDRALSVMPGGVNSAVRAAIEPYPFFVQKGDGGHVIDADGNRYVDWVMGLGPLLLGHDLPDPVQAGIQQRASEGPMYGAPTEIEVDLAEFVVRHVPSVEKIRFVNSGTEATTSAVRLARGYTGRNKIVVNQGGYHGAQESTLVEGDHENPAPSSAGVPQAFAEHTLPVPFNDEEAVREVFEEHGDDIAAVMTEPILGNYGIVHPEEGYHEFLREITDEHGSLLIFDEVITGFRVGGLGCAQSEFGVTPDLTTFGKIVGGGFPVGAIGGRAEIVEQFTPSGDVFQAGTFSGHPVTMAAGLETLKFAAENDVYDHVNELGDRLRRGLTEIVADQAPQYTVTGTDSMFKVIFTRDGPGANSLEEQCPAGCRQDPTCPRYDYCPKNAGDVKNADTDRWRRIFWGQMKEQGVFLSQNQFECQFVSYAHTEEDVEETLEAYKEAL; encoded by the coding sequence ATGAACGACGACAACTCGCGGGAGTTGTACGACAGGGCGCTGTCGGTCATGCCCGGCGGCGTCAACTCGGCGGTTCGAGCGGCGATCGAACCCTACCCGTTCTTCGTCCAGAAGGGCGACGGCGGCCACGTCATCGACGCCGACGGCAACCGCTACGTCGACTGGGTGATGGGACTCGGTCCCCTCCTCCTGGGGCACGACCTCCCAGATCCCGTGCAGGCGGGGATCCAGCAGCGAGCAAGCGAAGGGCCGATGTACGGCGCGCCGACCGAGATCGAGGTCGACCTCGCGGAGTTCGTCGTCCGCCACGTCCCGTCGGTCGAGAAGATCCGGTTCGTCAACTCGGGGACGGAGGCGACCACCTCGGCCGTTCGGCTGGCCCGGGGCTACACCGGCCGGAACAAGATCGTCGTCAACCAGGGCGGCTACCACGGCGCACAGGAGTCGACGCTCGTCGAGGGCGACCACGAGAACCCCGCGCCCTCCTCGGCCGGCGTGCCGCAGGCGTTCGCCGAGCACACTCTTCCGGTCCCGTTCAACGACGAGGAGGCCGTCCGCGAGGTCTTCGAGGAACACGGCGACGACATCGCGGCGGTCATGACCGAACCCATCCTGGGGAACTACGGGATCGTCCACCCCGAGGAGGGGTACCACGAGTTCCTCCGGGAGATCACCGACGAGCACGGCTCGCTGCTGATCTTCGACGAGGTCATCACCGGCTTCCGCGTCGGCGGCCTCGGCTGTGCCCAGAGCGAGTTCGGCGTCACGCCCGACCTGACCACCTTCGGCAAGATCGTCGGCGGCGGCTTCCCCGTCGGCGCGATCGGCGGCCGCGCCGAGATCGTCGAACAGTTCACTCCCTCGGGCGACGTCTTCCAGGCGGGCACCTTCTCCGGCCATCCGGTCACGATGGCGGCCGGCCTCGAGACGCTCAAGTTCGCGGCCGAGAACGACGTCTACGACCACGTCAACGAACTCGGCGACCGGCTCCGTCGCGGCCTGACCGAGATCGTCGCCGACCAGGCCCCCCAGTACACCGTCACCGGCACCGACAGCATGTTCAAGGTGATCTTCACCCGTGACGGCCCCGGAGCGAACTCCCTCGAGGAGCAGTGTCCGGCCGGCTGTCGGCAGGACCCGACCTGTCCGCGCTACGACTACTGTCCGAAGAACGCGGGCGACGTCAAGAACGCCGACACGGACCGCTGGCGGCGGATCTTCTGGGGCCAGATGAAAGAACAGGGCGTGTTCCTCTCGCAGAACCAGTTCGAGTGCCAGTTCGTGAGCTACGCCCATACCGAGGAAGACGTCGAGGAGACCCTCGAGGCGTACAAGGAAGCGCTGTAG
- a CDS encoding PH domain-containing protein, which translates to MSQRSDRSTVAYDESEAADDSSPPEETGSSATASRTHPPLLDDETVLVDERPTWWAWAGHLALAVVFVLGGLAIATQEAAFGLLGVVAGLAVAGYAWYRRNRVRYLVTDRRIVVVAGFSTRTTTEAWIEDVNGLETKTTAFSRNRGYGTVTVSRALSSSSFSRKGLRLRGLPAFERATETIRRRKSALANEGEDGR; encoded by the coding sequence ATGAGTCAGCGGAGCGATCGATCGACGGTGGCGTACGACGAGAGCGAGGCAGCCGACGACTCGAGTCCGCCGGAAGAAACCGGGTCGTCGGCGACGGCCTCGAGGACGCACCCGCCGCTGCTCGATGACGAGACGGTCCTCGTCGACGAACGGCCGACGTGGTGGGCATGGGCCGGACACCTCGCTCTCGCGGTGGTGTTCGTACTCGGCGGGCTCGCTATCGCTACGCAGGAGGCGGCGTTCGGACTGCTGGGAGTCGTCGCGGGTCTGGCCGTCGCGGGCTACGCCTGGTACCGGCGCAACCGCGTCCGCTATCTCGTGACGGATCGCCGGATCGTCGTCGTCGCCGGGTTCTCGACCAGGACGACGACCGAGGCGTGGATCGAAGACGTAAACGGGCTCGAGACGAAGACAACGGCGTTCAGCCGCAACCGGGGGTACGGCACGGTGACGGTTTCGCGTGCGCTCTCCTCGAGCAGTTTCAGTCGGAAGGGGCTCCGGCTTCGAGGCCTGCCGGCGTTCGAGCGGGCGACGGAGACGATCCGGCGGCGAAAGTCCGCCCTCGCCAACGAAGGCGAGGACGGTCGCTGA